From Glycine soja cultivar W05 unplaced genomic scaffold, ASM419377v2 tig00103922_1_pilon, whole genome shotgun sequence, the proteins below share one genomic window:
- the LOC114404450 gene encoding uncharacterized protein LOC114404450 isoform X2 — translation MVATLDFGKFNSCTIEKRRKLFICQVISSCYVYLLYLSEVCPCYVCLLYYQLDHANELSNSLKESANINTVWASLIVEECTRLGLMYLCIAPGSRPSPVAVAVASHKLITCISCFDERSLAYHAVGYGRGSHIPAVAITSSGTAVSNLLPASPKKVNLVAALVRGMLVKDASMQLESTIKRAAKTVYQVKEFHRRDGFEVQ, via the exons ATGGTTGCCACCTTAGATTTTGGGAAATTTAATTCATGTACcatagaaaaaagaagaaaattattcatttgcCAGGTTATTTCTAGTTGTTATGTTTATCTGTTGTATTTGTCTGAAGTTTGTCCTTGTTATGTTTGTCTCTTGTATTATCAGTTGGATCATGCCAATGAATTATCAAACTCCCTGAAAGAAAGTGCCAATATTAACACTGTTTGGGCATCGCTTATTGTTGAAGAATGCACAAGACTTGGTTTGATG tATTTGTGTATTGCTCCTGGATCTAGACCTTCCCCTGTTGCTGTTGCTGTTGCAAGTCACAAATTAATCACATGTATTTCATGCTTCGATGAGCGTTCACTTGCATATCATGCTGTTGGATATGGAAGAGGATCTCACATTCCAGCAGTAGCCATTACATCATCAGGCACTGCAGTTTCCAACCTTCTTCCTGCT AGTCCAAAGAAGGTCAACTTGGTTGCTGCTCTGGTTCGTGGTATGCTTGTTAAAGATGCATCGATGCAGTTGGAATCGACAATAAAACGAGCAGCAAAAACTGTATATCAG GTTAAAGAGTTCCATAGAAGAGATGGTTTTGAG GTAcaataa
- the LOC114404450 gene encoding uncharacterized protein LOC114404450 isoform X1, giving the protein MVATLDFGKFNSCTIEKRRKLFICQVISSCYVYLLYLSEVCPCYVCLLYYQLDHANELSNSLKESANINTVWASLIVEECTRLGLMYLCIAPGSRPSPVAVAVASHKLITCISCFDERSLAYHAVGYGRGSHIPAVAITSSGTAVSNLLPASPKKVNLVAALVRGMLVKDASMQLESTIKRAAKTVYQVKEFHRRDGFEVASADKMAKSCMVYFEMHLSLRKKIITKAFNGSYSIYKETFCNQVYCLFV; this is encoded by the exons ATGGTTGCCACCTTAGATTTTGGGAAATTTAATTCATGTACcatagaaaaaagaagaaaattattcatttgcCAGGTTATTTCTAGTTGTTATGTTTATCTGTTGTATTTGTCTGAAGTTTGTCCTTGTTATGTTTGTCTCTTGTATTATCAGTTGGATCATGCCAATGAATTATCAAACTCCCTGAAAGAAAGTGCCAATATTAACACTGTTTGGGCATCGCTTATTGTTGAAGAATGCACAAGACTTGGTTTGATG tATTTGTGTATTGCTCCTGGATCTAGACCTTCCCCTGTTGCTGTTGCTGTTGCAAGTCACAAATTAATCACATGTATTTCATGCTTCGATGAGCGTTCACTTGCATATCATGCTGTTGGATATGGAAGAGGATCTCACATTCCAGCAGTAGCCATTACATCATCAGGCACTGCAGTTTCCAACCTTCTTCCTGCT AGTCCAAAGAAGGTCAACTTGGTTGCTGCTCTGGTTCGTGGTATGCTTGTTAAAGATGCATCGATGCAGTTGGAATCGACAATAAAACGAGCAGCAAAAACTGTATATCAG GTTAAAGAGTTCCATAGAAGAGATGGTTTTGAGGTAGCAAGTGCTGACAAGATGGCTAAGTCATGCATGGTTTATTTTGAAATGCATCTATccctaaggaaaaaaataattacaaaagcttttaatggtAGTTATAGTATCTACAAGGAAACTTTTTGTAACCAGGTCTATTGCCTTTTTGTTTGA
- the LOC114404450 gene encoding uncharacterized protein LOC114404450 isoform X3 — MYLCIAPGSRPSPVAVAVASHKLITCISCFDERSLAYHAVGYGRGSHIPAVAITSSGTAVSNLLPASPKKVNLVAALVRGMLVKDASMQLESTIKRAAKTVYQVKEFHRRDGFEVASADKMAKSCMVYFEMHLSLRKKIITKAFNGSYSIYKETFCNQVYCLFV; from the exons ATG tATTTGTGTATTGCTCCTGGATCTAGACCTTCCCCTGTTGCTGTTGCTGTTGCAAGTCACAAATTAATCACATGTATTTCATGCTTCGATGAGCGTTCACTTGCATATCATGCTGTTGGATATGGAAGAGGATCTCACATTCCAGCAGTAGCCATTACATCATCAGGCACTGCAGTTTCCAACCTTCTTCCTGCT AGTCCAAAGAAGGTCAACTTGGTTGCTGCTCTGGTTCGTGGTATGCTTGTTAAAGATGCATCGATGCAGTTGGAATCGACAATAAAACGAGCAGCAAAAACTGTATATCAG GTTAAAGAGTTCCATAGAAGAGATGGTTTTGAGGTAGCAAGTGCTGACAAGATGGCTAAGTCATGCATGGTTTATTTTGAAATGCATCTATccctaaggaaaaaaataattacaaaagcttttaatggtAGTTATAGTATCTACAAGGAAACTTTTTGTAACCAGGTCTATTGCCTTTTTGTTTGA